The Oryza glaberrima chromosome 9, OglaRS2, whole genome shotgun sequence genome includes a window with the following:
- the LOC127784202 gene encoding uncharacterized protein LOC127784202 isoform X2: MPGVDAFINMCLPRQRASFTTVAFVLEKHIDVVTSTIPADQDKSLSNVHVRSKVTSDMNERLCKDFTEEEIGTAMFRIGPLKAPGLDCFPAHFYHRNWGILKDDVVRAVQSFFRRSVLPEGINDKTIVLIPKIENLVE; the protein is encoded by the exons ATGCCCGGCGTGGACGCGTTCATCAACATGTGCCTCCCGCGGCAGAGGGCGTCCTTCACCACGGTGGCGTTCGTCCTGGAGAAGCATATCGACGTCGTCACCTCCACCATCCCTGCCGACCAGGACAAGAGCTTGTCCAACGTCCATGTCCGC AGCAAAGTGACTTCGGATATGAATGAAAGGTTATGTAAGGACTTCACTGAAGAGGAAATTGGTACTGCCATGTTTCGGATTGGGCCTCTGAAAGCGCCGGGTCTAGACTGTTTCCCGGCTCATTTCTACCATCGTAATTGGGGTATTTTGAAAGATGATGTGGTAAGGGCGGTGCAGTCTTTTTTCAGAAGAAGTGTTCTTCCTGAAGGAATCAATGACAAAACGATTGTCCTTATCCCGAAAATAGAGAATCTAGTAGAGTAG
- the LOC127784202 gene encoding uncharacterized protein LOC127784202 isoform X1 gives MLGSDLAHVNSSSSSSPLQMKKSWDLIWNCNVPQKFKIFAWRAASNCLATTDNKYKRKMEASTSCTMYDLEVEDTIHALCRYPLAGYLWLAMKDSESMPLALNNLRAGSSWIFDHLEPLPEPQREMFLMILWRNWHVRNEVIHGKPAPPVEASKRLLQSYVHTLLDIRQHDAINMEKGKHIVSVNLSSSVSGKKKKHAVVTQRWEPPQSGWMKLNVDVSFDTDMKNGGTGAVLRDCSGKIIAASCSHLHRCGSALEAELQQSKRGACWLSNGPSSRLVALQLIQSKEKNLLELAFLVKEVSDLLTGNREFLLRKIHRNQNYTGHVLANKARCDVL, from the coding sequence ATGCTAGGTTCGGATCTTGCACATGTGAACTCAAGCTCTAGTTCCTCACCTCTTCAAATGAAGAAATCTTGGGATCTGATTTGGAATTGTAATGTCCCCCAAAAGTTCAAGATTTTTGCGTGGAGGGCAGCTTCTAATTGTCTTGCTACTACGGACAATAAGTATAAACGAAAAATGGAAGCTTCGACTTCCTGCACAATGTATGATTTAGAGGTAGAAGACACTATTCATGCCCTGTGTCGCTATCCATTAGCAGGATATCTCTGGCTTGCAATGAAAGACTCAGAGAGTATGCCGTTGGCCTTGAATAATCTGAGAGCGGGGTCGTCTTGGATTTTCGATCATCTAGAGCCGCTTCCTGAACCTCAACGAGAGATGTTTCTGATGATCTTGTGGAGAAATTGGCATGTTCGCAATGAGGTAATTCACGGCAAACCGGCACCACCAGTGGAGGCATCAAAGAGATTACTCCAAAGCTATGTACATACATTGTTGGACATCCGACAACACGATGCTATCAATATGGAGAAGGGAAAGCATATTGTTAGTGTTAACCTTAGCTCCAGCGTgtctggtaaaaaaaaaaagcatgcggTTGTCACTCAGAGATGGGAACCTCCTCAATCGGGATGGATGAAATTAAACGTCGATGTCTCCTTTGATACGGACATGAAAAACGGTGGCACGGGTGCTGTTCTGAGAGATTGTTCAGGGAAGATTATAGCCGCCTCATGCTCTCACCTGCACAGGTGCGGCAGTGCTCTGGAAGCAGAACTTCAGCAATCAAAGAGGGGTGCTTGTTGGCTCTCCAATGGACCCTCTTCCCGATTGGTGGCGCTGCAGTTGATCCAGTCGAAGGAGAAGAATCTGCTGGAACTGGCTTTTCTAGTCAAGGAGGTGAGTGACCTCTTGACTGGTAACAGGGAATTCTTGCTCAGGAAGATCCATCGAAATCAAAATTATACTGGTCATGTTTTAGCGAATAAAGCTCGGTGTGATGTCTTATAA